The following are encoded in a window of Esox lucius isolate fEsoLuc1 chromosome 14, fEsoLuc1.pri, whole genome shotgun sequence genomic DNA:
- the sytl3 gene encoding synaptotagmin-like protein 3 isoform X1 — translation MMDLSLLQALEREKVLEVLQRDKLLRSAEEERIRRLKMELQEIRRKGAKSFSRQYSERTCARCQRPLGKFWNSGAVCRGCSHRICSKCRVGVSTLDWKCTVCHAYREVKIKSGEWFLEEKAKKYPPDAENCETTGEKLLMSYQRLSHIAVVPPTPPPSYDAPPFNRLAELKSLKKPFTKSMEDLMVSISSHMRRFSRSQEDVRVEQDLLTVVKNRRPSFSPKSLSDTDINKSSPNLNEGPSLPNLFKKSKNDDQSCSSSGADEELSLGSEYLEWKRGCSIRSTGRDSGFLEVSNVTGELELAVAFDGDSSCLEVTVKRCRNLSCGDVKRKKCHPYVKVCLLLETSRCSKLKTPVKRNTTDPVYNEVLNYQLEPAMLSRTALEASVWHSGTLKKKVFLGGVLVPLEGLVFQDRTTHCSSWYSLCPKPECSEGGAAEPTAAGELLVRMKFTCQSQPSWVCDTDEVNFGPSHAGQLAVLITGAKNLPTKANISQNTYVKGYLLLSGSRELIQKTPVLKKKPSPEWCHQLLYSSVTPYDLQFGTLELELWDHTPFSFSDRLLGCVRMETESSWRLLLQTPNVWHDRRLPMQANASGRRT, via the exons atgATGGATCTGAGCTTGCTCCAAgctctggagagagagaaggttcTGGAAGTTCTTCAGAGGGACAAACTTCTGCGCAGTGCAGAGGAAGAAAGGATCAG GAGGCTTAAGATGGAACTGCAGGAGATCCGGAGAAAGGGGGCAAAGAGTTTTTCCCGGCAGTACAGCGAAAGGACTTGTGCTCGCTGCCAGAGGCCGCTGGGAAAGTTCTGGAACTCGGGAGCAGTGTGTCGAGGCTGTAGCCACCGCATCTGCAGCAAATGCCGAGTGGGCGTGTCCACCCTGGACTGGAAGTGTACTGTCTGCCACGCCTACAG GGAAGTCAAGATCAAGTCTGGAGAGTGGTTTTTGGAAGAGAAGGCCAAGAAATATCCTCCTGACGCAG AGAACTGTGAGACTACTGGGGAGAAATTGCTGATGTCATACCAGCGGCTGAG TCACATAGCAGTCGTTCCGCCAACCCCACCGCCCTCGTACGATGCCCCGCCTTTCAACAGATTAGCG GAACTGAAGAGCTTGAAAAAACCCTTCACCAAGTCTATGGAGGATCTGATGGTTTCAATTTCCAGCCACATGAGAA GGTTCTCCAGATCTCAAGAGGACGTACGAGTGGAACAGGATCTCCTAACTGTGGTCAAAAACCGGAGACCGAGTTTTTCCCCGAAAAGCCTCTCTGACACAGACATCAACAAATCTTCACCCAAT TTAAATGAAGGGCCTAGTCTTCCCAACCTGTTCAAGAAGAGCAAAAATGATGACCAGAGCTGTTCCTCGTCGGGTGCCGACGAAGAGCTTTCCCTCGGTTCAGAGTACTTAGAATGGAAAAGG GGCTGTAGTATCCGCAGTACTGGAAGAGATAGTGGCTTCCTGGAGGTCAGCAATGTGACCGGAGAACTGGAGCTCGCGGTCGCCTTCGATGGCGACAGTTCCTGCCTGGAAGTAACGGTGAAACGCTGCAGAAACCTGTCCTGTGGAGATGTCAAGAGGAAGAAGTGCCATCC GTATGTGAAGGTCTGCCTCCTGCTTGAGACCTCCCGCTGTAGCAAGCTGAAAACGCCTGTCAAGAGGAACACGACGGACCCCGTTTATAATGAAGTTTTAAAT TACCAGCTGGAACCAGCCATGTTGTCCAGAACTGCTCTGGAGGCGTCTGTGTGGCACTCTGGGACCCTGAAGAAGAAGGTGTTTCTGGGAGGGGTCCTGGTCCCACTGGAGGGGCTGGTGTTTCAGGACAGGACAACACACTGCTCCAGCTGGTACTCCCTGTGTCCCAAG cCTGAGTGTTCAGAAGGGGGTGCAGCAGAGCCAACTGCTGCCGGAGAACTGCTGGTCAGAATGAAATTCACCTGCCAATCCCAGCCCTCTTGGGTCTGTGACACAGATG AAGTGAATTTTGGACCAAGCCACGCTGGTCAACTGGCTGTTCTCATCACGGGTGCCAAAAACCTGCCCACGAAAGCAAACATCAGTCAAAACACCTATGTGAAAGG gTACCTGCTTCTCTCTGGATCCAGGGAGCTGATTCAGAAGACCCCTGTCCTGAAGAAGAAGCCCAGTCCAGAATGGTGTCACCAGCTGCTGTACAGCAGTGTCACGCCCTATGACCTTCAGTTCGGCACACTGGAGCTGGAACTCTGGGACCACACCCCCTTTAGCTTCTCAGATCGCCTCCTGGGCTGTGTCAGAATGGAAACCG AGTCGTCATGGCGACTGCTGCTGCAGACTCCCAACGTCTGGCATGACCGCCGACTGCCCATGCAGGCTAACGCCAGTGGCAGGAGAACATGA
- the sytl3 gene encoding synaptotagmin-like protein 3 isoform X3, with protein sequence MEVKIKSGEWFLEEKAKKYPPDAENCETTGEKLLMSYQRLSHIAVVPPTPPPSYDAPPFNRLAELKSLKKPFTKSMEDLMVSISSHMRRFSRSQEDVRVEQDLLTVVKNRRPSFSPKSLSDTDINKSSPNLNEGPSLPNLFKKSKNDDQSCSSSGADEELSLGSEYLEWKRGCSIRSTGRDSGFLEVSNVTGELELAVAFDGDSSCLEVTVKRCRNLSCGDVKRKKCHPYVKVCLLLETSRCSKLKTPVKRNTTDPVYNEVLNYQLEPAMLSRTALEASVWHSGTLKKKVFLGGVLVPLEGLVFQDRTTHCSSWYSLCPKPECSEGGAAEPTAAGELLVRMKFTCQSQPSWVCDTDEVNFGPSHAGQLAVLITGAKNLPTKANISQNTYVKGYLLLSGSRELIQKTPVLKKKPSPEWCHQLLYSSVTPYDLQFGTLELELWDHTPFSFSDRLLGCVRMETESSWRLLLQTPNVWHDRRLPMQANASGRRT encoded by the exons AT GGAAGTCAAGATCAAGTCTGGAGAGTGGTTTTTGGAAGAGAAGGCCAAGAAATATCCTCCTGACGCAG AGAACTGTGAGACTACTGGGGAGAAATTGCTGATGTCATACCAGCGGCTGAG TCACATAGCAGTCGTTCCGCCAACCCCACCGCCCTCGTACGATGCCCCGCCTTTCAACAGATTAGCG GAACTGAAGAGCTTGAAAAAACCCTTCACCAAGTCTATGGAGGATCTGATGGTTTCAATTTCCAGCCACATGAGAA GGTTCTCCAGATCTCAAGAGGACGTACGAGTGGAACAGGATCTCCTAACTGTGGTCAAAAACCGGAGACCGAGTTTTTCCCCGAAAAGCCTCTCTGACACAGACATCAACAAATCTTCACCCAAT TTAAATGAAGGGCCTAGTCTTCCCAACCTGTTCAAGAAGAGCAAAAATGATGACCAGAGCTGTTCCTCGTCGGGTGCCGACGAAGAGCTTTCCCTCGGTTCAGAGTACTTAGAATGGAAAAGG GGCTGTAGTATCCGCAGTACTGGAAGAGATAGTGGCTTCCTGGAGGTCAGCAATGTGACCGGAGAACTGGAGCTCGCGGTCGCCTTCGATGGCGACAGTTCCTGCCTGGAAGTAACGGTGAAACGCTGCAGAAACCTGTCCTGTGGAGATGTCAAGAGGAAGAAGTGCCATCC GTATGTGAAGGTCTGCCTCCTGCTTGAGACCTCCCGCTGTAGCAAGCTGAAAACGCCTGTCAAGAGGAACACGACGGACCCCGTTTATAATGAAGTTTTAAAT TACCAGCTGGAACCAGCCATGTTGTCCAGAACTGCTCTGGAGGCGTCTGTGTGGCACTCTGGGACCCTGAAGAAGAAGGTGTTTCTGGGAGGGGTCCTGGTCCCACTGGAGGGGCTGGTGTTTCAGGACAGGACAACACACTGCTCCAGCTGGTACTCCCTGTGTCCCAAG cCTGAGTGTTCAGAAGGGGGTGCAGCAGAGCCAACTGCTGCCGGAGAACTGCTGGTCAGAATGAAATTCACCTGCCAATCCCAGCCCTCTTGGGTCTGTGACACAGATG AAGTGAATTTTGGACCAAGCCACGCTGGTCAACTGGCTGTTCTCATCACGGGTGCCAAAAACCTGCCCACGAAAGCAAACATCAGTCAAAACACCTATGTGAAAGG gTACCTGCTTCTCTCTGGATCCAGGGAGCTGATTCAGAAGACCCCTGTCCTGAAGAAGAAGCCCAGTCCAGAATGGTGTCACCAGCTGCTGTACAGCAGTGTCACGCCCTATGACCTTCAGTTCGGCACACTGGAGCTGGAACTCTGGGACCACACCCCCTTTAGCTTCTCAGATCGCCTCCTGGGCTGTGTCAGAATGGAAACCG AGTCGTCATGGCGACTGCTGCTGCAGACTCCCAACGTCTGGCATGACCGCCGACTGCCCATGCAGGCTAACGCCAGTGGCAGGAGAACATGA
- the sytl3 gene encoding synaptotagmin-like protein 3 isoform X2 → MMDLSLLQALEREKVLEVLQRDKLLRSAEEERIRRLKMELQEIRRKGAKSFSRQYSERTCARCQRPLGKFWNSGAVCRGCSHRICSKCRVGVSTLDWKCTVCHAYREVKIKSGEWFLEEKAKKYPPDAENCETTGEKLLMSYQRLSHIAVVPPTPPPSYDAPPFNRLAELKSLKKPFTKSMEDLMVSISSHMRRFSRSQEDVRVEQDLLTVVKNRRPSFSPKSLSDTDINKSSPNLNEGPSLPNLFKKSKNDDQSCSSSGADEELSLGSEYLEWKRGCSIRSTGRDSGFLEVSNVTGELELAVAFDGDSSCLEVTVKRCRNLSCGDVKRKKCHPYVKVCLLLETSRCSKLKTPVKRNTTDPVYNEVLNYQLEPAMLSRTALEASVWHSGTLKKKVFLGGVLVPLEGLVFQDRTTHCSSWYSLCPKPECSEGGAAEPTAAGELLVRMKFTCQSQPSWVCDTDEVNFGPSHAGQLAVLITGAKNLPTKANISQNTYVKG, encoded by the exons atgATGGATCTGAGCTTGCTCCAAgctctggagagagagaaggttcTGGAAGTTCTTCAGAGGGACAAACTTCTGCGCAGTGCAGAGGAAGAAAGGATCAG GAGGCTTAAGATGGAACTGCAGGAGATCCGGAGAAAGGGGGCAAAGAGTTTTTCCCGGCAGTACAGCGAAAGGACTTGTGCTCGCTGCCAGAGGCCGCTGGGAAAGTTCTGGAACTCGGGAGCAGTGTGTCGAGGCTGTAGCCACCGCATCTGCAGCAAATGCCGAGTGGGCGTGTCCACCCTGGACTGGAAGTGTACTGTCTGCCACGCCTACAG GGAAGTCAAGATCAAGTCTGGAGAGTGGTTTTTGGAAGAGAAGGCCAAGAAATATCCTCCTGACGCAG AGAACTGTGAGACTACTGGGGAGAAATTGCTGATGTCATACCAGCGGCTGAG TCACATAGCAGTCGTTCCGCCAACCCCACCGCCCTCGTACGATGCCCCGCCTTTCAACAGATTAGCG GAACTGAAGAGCTTGAAAAAACCCTTCACCAAGTCTATGGAGGATCTGATGGTTTCAATTTCCAGCCACATGAGAA GGTTCTCCAGATCTCAAGAGGACGTACGAGTGGAACAGGATCTCCTAACTGTGGTCAAAAACCGGAGACCGAGTTTTTCCCCGAAAAGCCTCTCTGACACAGACATCAACAAATCTTCACCCAAT TTAAATGAAGGGCCTAGTCTTCCCAACCTGTTCAAGAAGAGCAAAAATGATGACCAGAGCTGTTCCTCGTCGGGTGCCGACGAAGAGCTTTCCCTCGGTTCAGAGTACTTAGAATGGAAAAGG GGCTGTAGTATCCGCAGTACTGGAAGAGATAGTGGCTTCCTGGAGGTCAGCAATGTGACCGGAGAACTGGAGCTCGCGGTCGCCTTCGATGGCGACAGTTCCTGCCTGGAAGTAACGGTGAAACGCTGCAGAAACCTGTCCTGTGGAGATGTCAAGAGGAAGAAGTGCCATCC GTATGTGAAGGTCTGCCTCCTGCTTGAGACCTCCCGCTGTAGCAAGCTGAAAACGCCTGTCAAGAGGAACACGACGGACCCCGTTTATAATGAAGTTTTAAAT TACCAGCTGGAACCAGCCATGTTGTCCAGAACTGCTCTGGAGGCGTCTGTGTGGCACTCTGGGACCCTGAAGAAGAAGGTGTTTCTGGGAGGGGTCCTGGTCCCACTGGAGGGGCTGGTGTTTCAGGACAGGACAACACACTGCTCCAGCTGGTACTCCCTGTGTCCCAAG cCTGAGTGTTCAGAAGGGGGTGCAGCAGAGCCAACTGCTGCCGGAGAACTGCTGGTCAGAATGAAATTCACCTGCCAATCCCAGCCCTCTTGGGTCTGTGACACAGATG AAGTGAATTTTGGACCAAGCCACGCTGGTCAACTGGCTGTTCTCATCACGGGTGCCAAAAACCTGCCCACGAAAGCAAACATCAGTCAAAACACCTATGTGAAAGGGTAG